The Borreliella mayonii genome has a segment encoding these proteins:
- a CDS encoding tetratricopeptide repeat protein, with amino-acid sequence MGRNFLVVLYSCFLWLGFLSCSNVKSMSLMAIGNYEYVRGNYQNAISNYYNLVEDKKYSAWGYYNLGVVYYSLGEYESSLRIFSYAKKTNDIFLNFNVNYNEGIIYYNQGLYHKAEMAFKEALKINPSSYNAKYNLELAIIKKRTVRDSLNSLSVEKSKNFVESNENFLRYIENLERVVWLRKIDEDLVAPKEDW; translated from the coding sequence GTGGGACGAAACTTTTTAGTAGTTTTATATTCTTGCTTTTTGTGGTTAGGTTTTTTGTCTTGTTCAAATGTCAAGTCCATGTCTTTAATGGCTATTGGCAATTACGAATATGTTAGAGGAAATTATCAAAATGCAATTTCAAATTATTATAATCTTGTAGAGGATAAAAAATATTCTGCTTGGGGATATTACAATCTTGGTGTTGTATATTATTCTTTAGGTGAGTATGAAAGTTCTCTTAGAATATTCTCTTATGCAAAGAAGACCAATGATATTTTTTTAAATTTTAATGTCAATTATAACGAGGGGATAATATACTATAATCAAGGACTTTATCATAAAGCTGAAATGGCTTTTAAGGAAGCTTTAAAGATTAATCCTAGCAGTTATAATGCTAAATATAATCTTGAACTTGCAATAATAAAAAAACGAACGGTGCGTGATAGTTTGAATTCTTTAAGTGTAGAAAAAAGTAAAAATTTTGTTGAAAGCAATGAAAATTTTTTAAGGTATATTGAAAATCTTGAGAGGGTTGTATGGTTGAGAAAAATAGACGAGGATCTAGTTGCTCCAAAAGAAGATTGGTAA
- the malQ gene encoding 4-alpha-glucanotransferase encodes MKYEKIRINLNLKRKSGILLNISSLPSKYGIGDLGKGAYKFIDFLFASSQSYWQMFAYSPIDFTRSPPYSIFSAFAGNVYYIDLEAIDKFIDSDLSLLKGNETRYSDLKKLSFKDKFLKEAALNFISRASVDEVRSFEKFKKNSSYWLLDFASFVVFKEYFFKESKDAFNVLFDRGILKRNEKDLFKLRNLLSKEIKVQEVLQYFFFSQFQALKRYANDKGIELVINMPLFIAYDSADVWAHQKYFKLRFDASKDKVAGISPDYFLEQEQAWDSPAYSWNVLKKFKYEWWAKRIGILRKCADIIKIDHFRGFVSTWEVSAGETYALNGLWVKSPGRDFFNFILNEIKDLKIWVEDFENDLEDVSRLRDFFNFPGMKMMKLAFDFDSDNQNLPHNYIKNCIVYTGITDNDTIRGFVDSLDDLHKKYIFDYLNTNENFVVWDMIRSAMNSVSNNVIVPMQDYINLRDEFRVNIPKSTLDNCIFRLLESDLDTALSKNISFITRLYGRA; translated from the coding sequence ATGAAATATGAAAAAATAAGAATTAATTTAAATTTAAAAAGAAAAAGCGGTATTTTGCTTAACATAAGTTCTTTGCCATCTAAATATGGCATTGGAGATTTGGGCAAAGGGGCTTATAAATTTATAGATTTTTTATTTGCATCTTCTCAAAGTTATTGGCAAATGTTTGCTTATTCTCCTATTGATTTTACAAGATCCCCTCCCTATTCAATTTTTTCAGCCTTTGCTGGTAATGTTTATTATATTGATTTAGAGGCAATTGATAAATTTATAGATTCGGATTTGAGTCTTTTAAAGGGAAATGAAACTAGATATTCTGATTTAAAAAAATTGAGCTTTAAAGATAAATTTCTTAAAGAAGCTGCTTTAAATTTTATTAGTAGAGCTTCGGTTGATGAGGTTAGAAGCTTTGAAAAATTTAAAAAAAACTCTTCTTATTGGCTTTTAGATTTTGCAAGTTTTGTTGTATTTAAAGAATATTTTTTTAAAGAGTCAAAGGATGCTTTTAATGTTCTTTTTGATAGAGGAATTCTTAAAAGAAATGAAAAAGATTTGTTTAAATTGAGAAATCTTCTTTCAAAAGAGATTAAAGTGCAAGAGGTATTGCAGTATTTCTTTTTTTCACAGTTTCAAGCTTTAAAGCGCTATGCAAATGATAAGGGGATTGAGTTAGTTATTAATATGCCTCTTTTTATAGCTTATGATTCTGCTGATGTTTGGGCACATCAAAAATATTTTAAGCTGAGATTTGATGCAAGCAAAGATAAGGTTGCAGGAATTTCTCCAGATTATTTTTTAGAACAAGAGCAAGCTTGGGATAGTCCAGCTTATAGCTGGAATGTTTTAAAGAAATTTAAGTATGAATGGTGGGCCAAAAGGATTGGGATTTTAAGAAAGTGTGCAGATATAATTAAAATTGATCATTTCAGGGGTTTTGTTTCTACTTGGGAAGTTAGTGCCGGTGAGACTTATGCTCTTAATGGGTTGTGGGTAAAGTCACCAGGACGGGATTTTTTCAATTTTATTTTAAATGAAATTAAAGATTTAAAAATTTGGGTTGAAGATTTTGAAAATGATCTTGAAGATGTTTCAAGACTAAGAGATTTTTTTAATTTTCCAGGAATGAAAATGATGAAGCTTGCCTTTGATTTTGATTCAGACAATCAGAACCTTCCTCATAATTATATCAAAAATTGTATAGTTTATACAGGAATTACTGATAATGATACAATACGAGGATTTGTTGACTCTTTAGATGATTTGCATAAAAAGTACATTTTTGATTATTTAAATACAAATGAAAATTTTGTTGTTTGGGACATGATAAGAAGTGCTATGAATAGCGTTTCTAACAATGTAATAGTGCCAATGCAAGATTATATTAATTTAAGAGATGAATTTAGAGTAAATATTCCAAAAAGTACTCTAGATAATTGTATTTTTAGATTATTAGAAAGTGATTTAGATACTGCTTTGAGTAAAAATATAAGTTTTATTACAAGGCTTTATGGCAGGGCTTAA
- a CDS encoding putative glycoside hydrolase, which produces MYMKIFIYWIVIFFFFVFKVFTIYSLIDEEFFKKYSLFFVHKGFLSKNVNGKITKVQVNGIDSRWVYPFHKLIPSRITSIYEDVYSSNSFLTTSNNLYVSYDYSKNFKKLVGIDKFNSSAYITSSAFSQGEYKRIAIGTAIHGIYLSVNGAVSFKNLNRLIPQIYLGAGYYDIISAIEFSKEETNNLYFSSGVYGDIFLISQKSGFIKKISFPFKKQIIRILDLSSKNVEKILVRTYDNHFYSYFNGQWVFIGKLSLQDQDFFEKSQRMQLAKNKGSIYLTAYTLRNKRAVDERFKFIKDSGMNAVVIDFKDDNGNLTYSSKLSLPNKLRSVKNFIDVSYIVKKAKELGIYVIARCVVFKDAKLYYHDNFKHALWNKKTNKPWAYFIEKVDSSGLMKYVQVEHWVDIFSPATWEYNISIAKEIQSFGVDEIQFDYIRFPSDGPVSLAVSRMNKYEMQPVDALESFLIMAREHLYVPISVDIYGYNGWFPTNSIGQNIAMLSDYVDVISPMFYPSHYTDDFLPSNFYYTKRAYRIYKEGSDRALAFSLDRAVIRPYVQAFLLGKERFVNDEIYLKYLKFQLKGVKESFGSGFSLWNASNVYYMVKGSLKEYLDSF; this is translated from the coding sequence ATGTATATGAAGATTTTTATCTATTGGATAGTTATTTTCTTCTTTTTTGTTTTTAAAGTTTTTACTATATATTCATTAATTGATGAAGAATTTTTTAAAAAATATAGTTTATTTTTTGTTCATAAAGGATTTTTGAGTAAAAATGTTAATGGGAAAATAACCAAAGTTCAAGTTAATGGGATAGATTCTAGGTGGGTTTATCCTTTTCATAAACTTATTCCTAGTCGAATTACTTCTATTTATGAAGATGTTTATTCTTCAAATTCCTTTTTGACTACAAGTAACAATCTTTACGTTTCTTATGATTATTCAAAAAATTTTAAAAAATTAGTGGGAATTGACAAATTTAACAGTAGTGCGTATATTACATCGAGCGCCTTTTCTCAAGGAGAGTATAAACGCATTGCTATTGGAACTGCGATTCATGGCATTTATCTTAGTGTTAATGGAGCTGTTAGTTTTAAAAATTTAAATCGTTTAATTCCACAGATTTATTTAGGCGCAGGATATTATGACATTATTAGCGCTATTGAATTTTCAAAAGAAGAGACAAATAATTTATATTTTTCTTCTGGAGTTTATGGAGATATTTTTTTAATTAGTCAGAAAAGTGGATTTATTAAAAAAATTTCTTTTCCTTTTAAAAAGCAAATAATACGTATTTTAGACTTATCTAGCAAGAATGTAGAAAAAATTTTAGTTAGAACATATGATAATCATTTTTATTCTTATTTTAATGGGCAATGGGTATTTATTGGAAAATTATCTTTACAGGATCAAGATTTTTTTGAAAAATCACAAAGGATGCAGCTTGCTAAAAATAAGGGGTCTATTTATTTAACAGCATATACATTGCGTAATAAGAGAGCAGTTGATGAAAGATTTAAATTTATTAAAGATTCGGGTATGAATGCCGTTGTAATTGATTTTAAAGATGATAATGGTAATTTGACTTATTCTAGCAAGCTTTCTTTGCCCAATAAGTTGAGATCTGTTAAAAACTTTATTGATGTTTCTTATATTGTTAAAAAAGCCAAAGAGCTTGGAATTTATGTTATTGCTAGATGTGTTGTATTTAAAGATGCAAAATTGTATTATCATGATAATTTTAAGCACGCTCTTTGGAATAAAAAGACCAATAAACCCTGGGCTTATTTTATTGAAAAAGTTGATTCTAGTGGTCTTATGAAATATGTGCAAGTAGAGCATTGGGTAGATATTTTTTCTCCTGCTACTTGGGAGTATAATATTTCTATTGCAAAAGAAATACAATCTTTTGGAGTTGACGAGATACAATTTGATTATATCAGATTTCCATCAGATGGGCCTGTATCTCTTGCAGTCTCAAGAATGAATAAGTATGAGATGCAACCCGTTGATGCTCTTGAATCTTTTTTGATTATGGCAAGAGAACATCTTTATGTTCCTATTTCTGTTGATATTTATGGGTACAATGGCTGGTTTCCTACTAACAGTATTGGGCAAAATATTGCAATGTTATCAGATTATGTTGATGTTATATCTCCTATGTTTTATCCTTCGCATTATACTGATGATTTTTTGCCAAGCAATTTTTATTATACAAAAAGAGCTTATAGAATTTATAAAGAGGGAAGCGATAGAGCACTTGCTTTTTCTTTAGATAGGGCTGTCATTAGGCCTTATGTTCAAGCTTTTTTGCTAGGAAAAGAAAGATTTGTGAATGATGAGATTTATTTAAAGTATTTAAAGTTTCAGCTTAAAGGGGTCAAAGAGTCATTTGGTAGTGGCTTTAGTCTTTGGAACGCATCTAATGTTTATTATATGGTTAAAGGCAGTTTAAAAGAATATTTAGATTCTTTTTAA
- the infA gene encoding translation initiation factor IF-1 → MNIKEEAIETEGVVKESLPNTMFRVELKNKHIVLAHLSGKMRKHFIKIVPGDKVKVELSPYDLTKGRIVYREK, encoded by the coding sequence TTGAATATTAAAGAAGAAGCTATTGAAACCGAAGGAGTTGTAAAAGAATCCCTTCCAAATACCATGTTTAGAGTAGAGCTTAAAAACAAACATATTGTACTTGCCCATTTATCTGGCAAGATGCGAAAACATTTCATAAAAATAGTTCCTGGTGATAAAGTAAAAGTTGAACTATCTCCTTATGATCTTACAAAAGGTAGAATAGTATACAGGGAAAAATAA
- a CDS encoding OmpA family protein, translated as MSTKLTTLLLLLFLVQSLAFSSEIFEFKYIKGSKFRLEGIDNQKIYLNGHYNSSSTTNIQISSEIKDIKEKFANIKAFFRILKRENINEPYLLDEEFEETFIVNKQGEYVIGANQKRPSVRGIPRFPKTPIKINEKWTYPAEEYIEASKIDKSIKDFVVKFNVNYEYKGKEEYNDKHYHIILSNYESQYNVKNISFYQKVDQKIYFDNEIGNTYKYSDKYIFEINQNNNQHFKMIGNSIGRIVSIELPNDNLIENEVENYIQEKKIKAIEVEKNNKGINLSFDIEFYPNSFQILQKEYKKLDLIAKLLEKFKKNNILIEGHTEQFGLEEEMHELSEKRARAIGNYLIKMKVKDKDQILFKGWGSQKPKYPKSSPLKAKNRRVEITILNN; from the coding sequence ATGAGTACCAAGTTGACTACACTATTGTTGCTATTATTTTTAGTCCAAAGCTTGGCTTTTTCTTCTGAGATCTTTGAATTCAAATACATCAAAGGCTCAAAGTTTAGATTAGAAGGTATAGATAATCAAAAAATATATTTAAACGGCCATTATAATTCAAGCTCTACGACCAATATTCAGATTTCAAGTGAAATAAAAGACATAAAAGAAAAATTTGCAAACATTAAAGCTTTTTTTAGAATCTTAAAAAGAGAAAATATTAATGAACCTTACCTATTAGATGAAGAATTTGAAGAAACCTTCATCGTAAATAAGCAAGGAGAATATGTAATAGGAGCAAATCAAAAAAGACCCTCTGTTAGAGGCATTCCAAGATTTCCAAAAACACCAATCAAAATAAATGAAAAATGGACATATCCTGCAGAAGAATATATAGAAGCATCAAAAATAGATAAAAGCATAAAAGATTTCGTTGTAAAATTTAATGTTAACTACGAATATAAAGGCAAAGAAGAATACAATGACAAGCATTATCACATAATTCTTTCGAATTATGAATCACAATATAATGTAAAAAACATCTCTTTCTATCAAAAAGTAGACCAAAAAATTTATTTTGATAATGAAATCGGCAATACATATAAATATAGCGATAAATATATATTTGAAATAAATCAAAACAACAACCAACATTTTAAAATGATTGGGAATTCTATTGGAAGAATAGTTTCAATTGAACTTCCGAATGATAATCTTATTGAAAATGAAGTTGAAAATTACATTCAGGAAAAAAAAATAAAAGCTATTGAAGTTGAAAAAAATAATAAAGGCATTAATTTAAGCTTTGACATTGAATTTTATCCTAACTCATTCCAAATACTACAAAAAGAATATAAAAAACTTGACCTTATAGCTAAACTTCTTGAAAAATTTAAAAAAAATAACATATTAATAGAAGGGCATACTGAACAATTTGGATTAGAAGAAGAGATGCACGAGCTCTCTGAAAAAAGAGCTCGTGCAATTGGAAATTATTTAATAAAAATGAAAGTAAAAGACAAAGACCAAATACTATTTAAAGGATGGGGATCTCAAAAACCAAAATATCCTAAATCTTCCCCATTAAAGGCTAAAAATAGGCGAGTAGAAATTACAATATTAAATAACTAG
- the alr gene encoding alanine racemase produces the protein MYDNKTMSSNKTIIINLNNLEHNLNLIKNKIGEKEIVATLKGDAYGHGLINIFKFLKSKKINYFGLSSIEDAKTLKKIDKNIKILMYIKVDKKEIKNLIKLELLPFVADFEYLFLIEKECALQKTKIKVHLKIDIGMNRYGIKIDGALEIATYIQNSKFLELEGVCSHLPSTENFKTTQKQIEQFLFFLETLKQKNINPKFVHISNSGHIINYKLSPQFNMVRPGLILYGYYPSLKNKKPALNFKPVLSLFSKVIFIKNIKKGEKISYSGIFQAKEDMKIGIIPIGYFDGIPQNISNDFYFLINNKKCKIKGKVCMNLTIVEIPKDLKIKTGSKVEIVSEKLSIDEMSKFSKRSNYELLCNIGKYENKKYLD, from the coding sequence ATATATGATAATAAAACAATGAGCAGCAACAAAACAATAATAATAAATTTAAATAATTTAGAACATAACCTAAATTTAATTAAAAATAAAATTGGTGAAAAAGAAATAGTGGCCACCTTAAAAGGCGACGCATATGGTCACGGGCTTATAAATATCTTTAAATTTTTAAAATCAAAAAAAATAAATTATTTTGGACTCTCTAGCATTGAAGATGCTAAAACACTTAAAAAAATTGATAAAAATATAAAAATATTGATGTACATTAAAGTGGATAAAAAAGAAATTAAAAATTTGATTAAACTTGAGTTATTACCATTTGTTGCTGATTTTGAATATCTATTTTTAATAGAAAAAGAATGTGCATTGCAAAAAACTAAAATAAAAGTCCACTTAAAAATTGATATTGGAATGAATAGATATGGAATAAAAATAGATGGTGCCCTTGAAATAGCCACATACATTCAAAATTCAAAATTTCTAGAACTAGAGGGAGTTTGCTCACATCTCCCATCAACAGAAAACTTTAAAACCACACAAAAACAAATAGAACAATTCTTATTTTTTTTGGAAACGCTAAAACAAAAAAATATTAATCCCAAATTTGTCCATATTTCTAATTCAGGACACATTATCAACTACAAACTAAGTCCACAATTTAATATGGTAAGACCGGGTCTTATTCTTTACGGTTATTACCCATCGCTAAAAAACAAAAAACCTGCTTTAAATTTTAAGCCCGTATTAAGTTTATTTTCAAAAGTAATATTTATCAAAAATATAAAAAAGGGTGAAAAAATTTCATATTCAGGCATATTCCAAGCAAAAGAAGATATGAAAATAGGAATTATTCCAATCGGATATTTTGATGGAATACCTCAAAATATAAGTAATGATTTTTATTTTTTAATAAACAATAAAAAATGTAAAATAAAAGGAAAAGTTTGCATGAATCTAACAATAGTAGAAATTCCCAAAGACCTAAAAATTAAAACAGGTTCAAAAGTAGAAATTGTATCAGAAAAATTAAGTATAGATGAAATGAGCAAATTTTCTAAAAGAAGTAATTATGAATTACTATGTAATATAGGAAAATATGAGAATAAAAAATACTTAGATTAA
- a CDS encoding SH3 domain-containing protein: MVIFFIYFFSIARLYSLTGIDFVKNVKVLKGDKFIQIVRLNNPLQDIDASLLKVEINKEIQSNSNVLSISRTTDNNNFSFVEIKVEYLFESLGFIKIPPLKVIYKGDFYLSSEVEVSVLRADEINSFGLPVDLYWDLDKREVYEYQSIGLVLRSNWLSDSNSNEMSGFLPAIKDAMVEKMPIFGDIKYRTFHNKEILDMPFYNFVLTPLKGSKNVLIPSFSFNIDSGLVRNAPELLLKVKPIPEEVKSLAVGTFRIDYEAPTYSTIEQDIFTILIKITGQGNFPHFYFPEIETYNSKILNKKKNYSFKPSKSGYKGSISQIYTVKPDTKGSVFLNIGDFNYLNPDNDTVYTLKGKKLKYEYSGEFNNINRVQNNVDSDFKLLSYADILNYKNKTFLFFVSYYYLLLIPGFLLSLVILINYKKFFAASSFGLVILILAVGISLNAVNDGLLSEKNINDLIENYNTKNYDAALIKIDNILKKYPNYSGLWLNRALVLSKMDRDFDAIYSAYKAFLASPNNETSYKVIDLIEAKNGVTDNIRNNSFIFSNIFFIISLFLINFLVVSISYRFLAKNLKKIIIFLLFSSVCFTIFETYYFYSEQQSEVGIIKGDLVSLYKVPDNFSRSWRFLKGNASVYILDSKDDFVLIETSYGLQGWIHKNFIVSLKDNLI, translated from the coding sequence TTGGTAATATTTTTTATTTATTTTTTTTCAATCGCAAGACTTTATTCGCTTACGGGTATTGATTTTGTTAAGAATGTTAAAGTTTTAAAGGGCGACAAATTTATTCAGATCGTAAGGCTTAACAATCCTTTGCAAGATATTGACGCAAGTTTGCTAAAAGTTGAAATAAATAAAGAAATTCAATCCAATTCCAATGTTTTATCAATATCTAGAACAACAGATAATAATAACTTTTCTTTTGTTGAGATCAAAGTTGAATATCTTTTTGAGAGCCTAGGATTTATTAAGATTCCTCCATTAAAAGTAATTTATAAGGGTGATTTTTATCTATCTTCGGAAGTTGAAGTTAGTGTGCTAAGGGCTGATGAAATAAATTCTTTTGGTTTACCAGTTGATTTATATTGGGATCTTGATAAAAGAGAAGTTTATGAATATCAAAGTATTGGGCTTGTTTTGCGCTCAAATTGGCTTTCAGATAGTAATTCTAATGAAATGTCTGGATTTTTGCCTGCTATTAAGGATGCAATGGTTGAAAAGATGCCTATATTTGGGGATATTAAATATAGAACTTTTCATAATAAAGAAATTTTAGATATGCCTTTTTATAACTTTGTGTTAACTCCTCTTAAGGGTTCAAAAAATGTTTTGATTCCTAGTTTTTCTTTTAATATTGATTCTGGCCTTGTTAGGAATGCTCCTGAGCTTTTATTAAAGGTTAAACCAATTCCTGAAGAGGTTAAATCTTTAGCAGTGGGAACTTTTAGAATTGATTATGAGGCTCCAACTTATTCTACAATTGAGCAAGATATATTTACTATTTTAATAAAAATTACAGGTCAAGGGAATTTTCCACATTTTTACTTTCCAGAGATTGAAACTTACAATTCTAAAATTCTTAATAAAAAGAAGAATTATAGTTTTAAGCCTTCTAAAAGTGGATACAAGGGCAGTATTTCTCAAATTTATACAGTTAAGCCTGACACTAAAGGCAGTGTATTTTTGAATATTGGTGATTTTAATTATTTAAATCCCGATAATGATACAGTTTATACCCTTAAAGGGAAAAAATTGAAGTACGAATATTCAGGAGAGTTTAACAATATAAACAGAGTACAAAATAATGTAGATTCTGATTTTAAACTGTTATCTTATGCTGATATTTTGAATTACAAAAATAAAACTTTTTTGTTTTTTGTTTCATACTATTATTTACTTTTGATTCCAGGATTTTTATTATCTTTAGTTATTTTAATTAACTATAAAAAATTTTTTGCAGCATCAAGTTTTGGGCTGGTTATTTTAATATTAGCTGTTGGCATTAGTTTAAATGCTGTAAATGATGGTTTATTGTCGGAAAAAAATATAAATGATTTAATTGAAAACTATAATACTAAAAATTATGATGCTGCACTTATTAAGATTGATAATATTCTTAAAAAATATCCAAATTATTCAGGACTTTGGTTAAATAGAGCTCTTGTTTTAAGTAAAATGGACAGAGATTTTGATGCTATTTATTCAGCTTATAAGGCCTTTTTGGCTTCTCCAAATAATGAAACCTCTTATAAGGTTATTGATTTAATTGAAGCTAAAAATGGAGTTACAGATAATATTCGTAACAATAGTTTTATTTTTTCCAACATTTTTTTTATTATTAGCTTATTTTTGATAAATTTTTTAGTCGTATCTATTTCTTATAGATTTTTGGCAAAAAATTTGAAAAAAATAATTATATTTTTACTTTTTTCTTCAGTTTGTTTTACTATATTTGAAACATATTATTTTTATTCTGAGCAACAATCTGAGGTAGGAATAATTAAGGGTGATTTAGTCTCTCTTTATAAAGTTCCTGACAACTTTTCAAGGAGTTGGAGATTTTTAAAAGGAAATGCAAGTGTTTATATTCTTGACAGCAAAGACGATTTTGTTCTTATTGAAACAAGTTATGGACTTCAAGGTTGGATTCATAAGAATTTTATTGTGTCCTTAAAAGATAATTTGATCTAA
- a CDS encoding TraR/DksA family transcriptional regulator, translating to MQKAISEHEFIEEIKKFLSAEKREILDSIKSVENSKKEIINNDMYPKDVVDIAFDNMDGNNLEALGFVEKRKLNLINQALYRISQNSYGKCLACEKEIARERLLAIPYAFLCISCQTKKEKKKKR from the coding sequence ATGCAAAAAGCTATTTCTGAGCATGAGTTTATCGAAGAGATAAAAAAATTTCTTTCGGCTGAAAAAAGAGAGATATTAGATTCTATTAAGTCTGTAGAAAATAGCAAAAAGGAAATAATTAATAATGACATGTATCCAAAGGATGTTGTAGATATTGCTTTTGATAATATGGATGGAAATAATCTTGAAGCATTAGGTTTTGTTGAAAAGAGAAAGTTGAATTTAATAAATCAAGCTCTTTATAGAATTTCTCAAAATTCTTATGGTAAGTGCTTGGCTTGTGAAAAAGAGATTGCTAGAGAGAGGCTTTTAGCAATTCCTTATGCTTTTTTATGTATTAGTTGTCAGACAAAAAAAGAAAAAAAGAAAAAAAGATGA
- a CDS encoding calcium/sodium antiporter, giving the protein MEHLIQFFYVGFGIFLLYLGGDLLLKSSVGIATYLKVPTLLIGVTIVSFSTSAPELFTSLVAAFKGKNEIVVSNVIGSNIINILLALPLAGFFLKIKADFKRLKLSFMFLFLLMFLLLLLSFDFRSYSFFVTPYNRFSSFSILILFLSYLLFFYKEEKEHASLENSFQEGASNLNQSLNFVFFNSLSFFISMYFLYLGSKLLVDGALYIANNVFNVSEKLIGIIVVAFGTSVPELVVSLFAIIRKESDIAFGNIIGSNIFNIGFILASSSFFRPILLQDIYILDFSIMVFITLVLFLVVKFKGVFSRGISLIFLLLYFLYNLMLFNFY; this is encoded by the coding sequence TTGGAACATTTAATTCAATTTTTTTATGTAGGATTTGGGATTTTTTTATTGTATCTTGGTGGTGATTTGCTTTTAAAAAGTTCAGTTGGTATTGCTACTTATTTAAAAGTTCCAACACTTTTAATAGGAGTTACAATAGTGTCTTTTTCAACAAGTGCTCCAGAGCTTTTTACAAGTTTGGTGGCAGCTTTTAAGGGTAAAAATGAAATTGTTGTTTCTAATGTTATTGGCAGCAATATTATTAATATATTGCTTGCTCTACCTTTAGCGGGATTTTTTTTAAAGATTAAGGCAGATTTTAAAAGACTTAAGCTTTCTTTTATGTTTCTGTTTTTATTAATGTTTCTTCTTTTATTGCTTTCATTTGATTTTAGATCTTACTCTTTTTTTGTAACACCTTATAATCGTTTTAGCTCATTTAGTATCTTAATTTTGTTTTTATCCTATCTGTTATTCTTTTATAAAGAAGAAAAAGAGCATGCCAGCTTGGAAAATTCTTTTCAAGAAGGTGCAAGCAATTTAAATCAGAGTTTAAATTTTGTATTTTTTAATTCTTTAAGTTTTTTTATTAGCATGTATTTTCTTTATTTAGGATCGAAATTATTGGTAGATGGGGCTCTTTACATTGCCAACAATGTTTTTAATGTTAGTGAAAAGTTGATTGGAATTATAGTTGTAGCTTTTGGGACAAGTGTTCCTGAGCTTGTTGTATCTCTTTTTGCAATAATTAGAAAAGAATCAGACATTGCATTTGGCAACATTATTGGTAGCAATATTTTTAATATTGGGTTTATTTTAGCTAGTAGTAGTTTTTTCAGACCTATCTTGTTGCAAGATATTTATATTTTAGATTTTAGTATAATGGTATTTATAACTTTAGTTTTATTTTTAGTGGTTAAATTTAAAGGAGTTTTCAGTAGGGGCATTTCTTTAATTTTTTTGCTTTTATATTTTTTATATAATTTAATGTTATTTAACTTTTATTGA